A single Eleginops maclovinus isolate JMC-PN-2008 ecotype Puerto Natales chromosome 5, JC_Emac_rtc_rv5, whole genome shotgun sequence DNA region contains:
- the pi4k2a gene encoding phosphatidylinositol 4-kinase type 2-alpha has protein sequence MDETSPLVSPLRDSGDFSYCPTEPTSPRGAFGSTPGSVVRIPAGSPGRSRERQPLLDRGSSPREPHRNEFPEDPEFREIIRKAERAIEEGIYPERIYQGSSGSYFVKDSQGKIIGVFKPKNEEPYGQLNPKWTKWLQKLCCPCCFGRDCLVLNQGYLSEAGASLVDQKLELNIVPRTKVVYLASETFNYSAIDRVKSRGKRLALEKVPKVGQRFHRIGLPPKVGSFQLFVDGYKDADFWLRRFEAEPLPENTNRQLQLQFERLVVLDYIIRNTDRGNDNWLLKYDCPMDTVGNKDTDWVVVKDPIIKLAAIDNGLAFPLKHPDSWRAYPFYWAWLSQAKVPFSQEIRELVLPKLSDPNFIKDLEEDLYELFKKDPGFDRGQFHKQVAVMRGQILNLCQALKDGKTPLQLVQMPPVIVETARAPQRANSESYTQSFQSRRPFFTWW, from the exons ATGGACGAGACGAGTCCGCTCGTCTCTCCGCTCCGTGACTCGGGTGATTTCAGCTACTGTCCCACAGAGCCCACCAGCCCCCGGGGCGCGTTTGGAAGCACCCCGGGCTCGGTGGTCCGTATCCCGGCAGGCAGTCCGGGGCGCAGCCGGGAGAGACAGCCACTCCTGGACCGGGGCAGCTCGCCGCGAGAGCCGCACAGGAACGAGTTCCCGGAGGATCCCGAGTTTAGAGAGATCATCCGAAAGGCCGAGAGAGCCATAGAGGAGGGCATCTATCCGGAGAGGATCTACCAAGGATCCAGTGGGAGCTATTTTGTCAAAGACTCACAGGGG AAAATCATTGGTGTGTTCAAACCTAAAAATGAAGAGCCCTATGGCCAGCTGAATCCAAAGTGGACCAAGTGGCTCCAGAAACTGTGTTGTCCCTGCTGTTTTGGCCGTGACTGTTTGGTCCTGAACCAGGGTTACCTCTCGGAGGCCGGGGCCAGCCTTGTTGACCAGAAACTGGAACTCAACATAGTTCCAAGGACCAAG GTGGTCTACTTGGCTAGTGAAACATTCAACTACAGTGCCATAGACAGGGTGAAGTCAAGAGGAAAGAGGCTAGCCCTGGAGAAGGTGCCTAAAGTGGGCCAACGTTTCCACAGAATTGGACTACCACCCAAG GTCGGCTCCTTCCAGCTCTTCGTCGACGGATACAAGGATGCAGATTTCTGGCTGCGGAGGTTTGAAGCAGAGCCTCTGCCTGAAAACACCAACCGTCAACTGCAGCTGCAGTTTGAGCGTCTCGTAGTCCTTGATTACATCATCAGAAACACAG ACAGGGGAAATGATAACTGGCTGCTGAAGTATGACTGTCCCATGGACACTGTTGGGAATAAG GACACAGACTGGGTGGTAGTAAAGGATCCCATCATCAAGCTGGCAGCTATAGACAATGGCCTCGCCTTCCCCCTCAAACACCCAGACTCCTGGAGAGCCT ACCCGTTCTACTGGGCGTGGCTATCCCAGGCCAAAGTTCCTTTCTCCCAAGAAATCAGAGAACTGGTCCTGCCCAAGCTCTCTGACCCAAATTTCATCAAAGACCTGGAAGAGGATTTGTACGAGCTTTTTAAG AAAGACCCTGGTTTCGACAGGGGACAGTTTCACAAACAAGTAGCCGTAATGAGGGGGCAG ATCCTGAACCTGTGCCAAGCCCTGAAGGACGGTAAAACCCCCCTGCAGTTGGTCCAGATGCCCCCAGTAATCGTTGAAACAGCCAGAGCACCTCAAAGAGCCAACAGTGAGTCGTACACACAGAGTTTCCAGAGCAG
- the pgam1b gene encoding phosphoglycerate mutase 1b, producing MAAYKLVLIRHGESCWNQENRFCGWFDADLSDTGEHEAKRGGQALKDAGYEFDICYTSVLKRAIRTLWFVLDSIDQMWLPVHRTWRLNERHYGGLTGLNKAETAAIHGEAQVKIWRRSFDIPPPSMDEGHDFYQTISKDRRYSDLTEDQLPSCESLKDTIARALPFWNEEIVPQIKEGKRVLIAAHGNSLRGIVKHLEGMSEEAIMELNLPTGIPIVYELDKNLKPLGPMQFLGDEETVKKAMEAVAAQGKAKK from the exons ATGGCTGCCTACAAGCTGGTGTTGATCCGCCATGGAGAGAGCTGCTGGAACCAGGAGAACCGCTTCTGCGGCTGGTTCGACGCGGACCTGAGTGACACCGGAGAACACGAGGCAAAGAGAGGAGGGCAAGCCCTGAAAG ACGCCGGCTATGAATTCGATATTTGCTACACCTCTGTCCTAAAGAGGGCCATCCGCACCCTGTGGTTTGTTCTGGACAGCATCGATCAGATGTGGCTGCCCGTCCACCGGACCTGGCGCCTGAATGAGCGCCACTACGGTGGCCTAACTGGTCTGAACAAGGCTGAAACAGCAGCCATACATGGAGAGGCGCAGGTCAAGATCTGGAGGCGCTCCTTTGACATTCCTCCCCCATCCATGGATGAGGGGCATGACTTCTATCAGACCATAAGCAAG GACCGCCGTTACTCTGACCTGACAGAGGACCAGCTTCCCAGCTGTGAAAGTCTCAAGGACACCATCGCCCGGGCTCTGCCTTTCTGGAACGAAGAGATTGTTCCTCAGATCAAAGAAGGAAAGAGGGTGCTGATTGCTGCCCATGGCAACAGTCTCCGAGGCATTGTCAAGCACCTTGAGG GTATGTCAGAGGAGGCCATCATGGAGCTGAACCTGCCCACAGGTATCCCCATCGTGTACGAGTTGGACAAGAACCTGAAGCCTTTAGGACCCATGCAGTTCCTGGGAGATGAGGAGACCGTCAAGAAGGCCATGGAGGCTGTGGCTGCTCAGGGCAAAGCCAAGAAATAG
- the exosc1 gene encoding exosome complex component CSL4 yields MSPMKLCVPGDKLCSTEDCIPGTGVYLRHGCIYSSLTGYVLKKNEGEELPVISVVRETETQLLPDVGAIVTCKVTSINPRFAKVHILYVGSTPLKDRFRGTIRKEDVRATEKDKVETYKSFRPGDIVLAKVISLGDVQSNYLLTTAENELGVVVAHSEAGAQMVPISWCEMQCPQTHSKEFRKVARVQPEFLQA; encoded by the exons ATGTCGCCCATGAAGCTGTGTGTTCCAG GTGACAAGCTCTGCAGCACAGAAGACTGTATTCCCGGCACAGGAGTATATCTGCGACACGGCTGCATTTACTCCTCACTCACAGGCTATGTGCTTAAGAAAAACGAAGGcgaggag TTACCAGTGATCTCGGTTGTGcgggaaacagaaacacaactacTACCAGATGTAGGAGCAATAGTCACCTGTAAG GTGACCAGCATTAACCCCAGGTTCGCAAAAGTCCATATCCTTTATGTAGGCTCCACACCGCTGAAGGACCGCTTCAGAGGAACAATCAG GAAAGAAGATGTGCGCGCGACAGAGAAAGACAAG GTGGAGACGTACAAAAGCTTCCGACCTGGCGACATAGTCTTGGCCAAAGTT ATTTCTCTCGGAGACGTGCAGTCTAACTACCTGTTGACAACGGCAGAGAACGAACTGGGGGTGGTGGTGGCACACAGTGAAGCAG GTGCCCAGATGGTTCCCATCAGCTGGTGTGAGATGCAGTGCCCGCAGACGCACAGCAAAGAATTCCGCAAAGTTGCGCGAGTGCAGCCGGAGTTTCTACAGGCATGA